One stretch of Cohnella algarum DNA includes these proteins:
- a CDS encoding M20 family metallopeptidase, translated as MIALTERVPLEADAGIVMETATKECTVAQLGSATFRIEVRREGETSHQLYTPAGTPHPMTAAAEIVLALDAKNKELERVYFEDIGCGSYFIGSVQSGKFYNQFPTTAELVGVRRYGPEENLEAVEAEFRALLAPIAERNGIRIGLELEKVRDGYRIEKQSPAVAAMVEAIGSVRGIDVPLVGKKTVTDAGIFARALGIPVICHGPDASTAHGDVEYVEIEELALATQVYIQFIERFVAR; from the coding sequence TTGATCGCCCTGACCGAGCGGGTCCCGCTCGAGGCGGACGCCGGCATCGTCATGGAAACGGCCACGAAGGAATGCACGGTCGCCCAGCTCGGCTCCGCGACGTTTCGGATCGAGGTCCGGCGCGAAGGGGAGACGAGCCATCAGCTGTATACCCCTGCGGGAACCCCGCATCCGATGACCGCCGCCGCCGAAATCGTTCTGGCGCTCGACGCGAAGAACAAGGAACTGGAACGGGTTTATTTTGAAGATATCGGCTGCGGCTCTTACTTTATCGGCTCCGTGCAAAGCGGGAAATTTTACAATCAGTTTCCGACGACGGCGGAACTGGTCGGCGTAAGGCGGTACGGACCGGAGGAAAATCTGGAGGCTGTCGAAGCCGAATTTCGCGCGCTGCTGGCCCCGATCGCGGAGCGGAACGGCATCCGGATCGGACTGGAGCTCGAGAAGGTGAGGGACGGTTACCGGATCGAAAAGCAAAGCCCGGCGGTGGCCGCGATGGTGGAGGCCATCGGCAGCGTACGCGGCATCGACGTTCCGCTCGTCGGCAAAAAGACGGTGACGGACGCCGGCATTTTCGCGAGGGCGCTCGGGATTCCGGTCATTTGCCACGGCCCGGACGCGTCGACCGCCCACGGGGACGTCGAGTACGTCGAAATCGAGGAGCTTGCGCTTGCGACGCAGGTCTATATCCAATTTATCGAACGATTCGTCGCTCGGTAA
- a CDS encoding IclR family transcriptional regulator: protein MAKENKPYSVPAIEKAIAILNGIAANGKMGIPDIHAELGIPKSTAFVILNTLEKHSLIEKLDDGKYALGHGVLSWGMNYYRQSDIKQVARPHLDKLVEGTPYTAHLAVLVSRQPVYIDKSEGSGFVRFATMAGQALPLHSSGVGKALAFGMSETELAQAIAAIPDLPEAERARTAESLAEDIRFIREHGYSIEDEQMEEGIRCIGAPVYGPSGSVVASVSLTALSKDLPAIKFQSVGERVRETAMRISAEMGFAQK, encoded by the coding sequence ATGGCCAAAGAAAATAAACCTTATTCCGTCCCGGCGATCGAAAAGGCGATCGCGATTCTGAACGGGATCGCGGCGAACGGAAAGATGGGCATCCCCGACATTCATGCGGAGCTCGGCATTCCGAAATCGACCGCGTTCGTCATTTTGAACACGCTCGAGAAGCATTCGCTCATCGAGAAGCTGGACGACGGCAAATACGCGCTCGGTCACGGGGTTTTATCCTGGGGAATGAATTATTACCGGCAAAGCGACATCAAGCAGGTCGCCCGGCCGCATTTGGACAAGCTTGTCGAGGGAACGCCGTATACCGCCCATTTGGCCGTTTTGGTCAGCCGTCAGCCCGTTTACATCGACAAGAGCGAAGGCAGCGGCTTCGTCCGGTTCGCGACGATGGCGGGACAAGCGCTGCCGCTGCATTCGTCCGGCGTGGGCAAGGCGCTCGCCTTCGGCATGTCGGAAACGGAACTCGCCCAGGCGATCGCCGCCATTCCGGATTTGCCGGAGGCCGAGCGCGCGCGAACGGCCGAAAGCCTGGCGGAGGATATCCGGTTCATTCGGGAGCACGGATATTCGATCGAGGACGAGCAGATGGAGGAGGGCATCCGCTGCATCGGAGCGCCGGTTTACGGGCCTTCCGGTTCGGTCGTCGCTTCCGTCAGCTTGACGGCGCTGAGCAAGGATTTGCCCGCCATCAAGTTCCAGTCGGTCGGCGAACGGGTGAGAGAAACGGCGATGCGGATTTCGGCCGAGATGGGCTTTGCGCAAAAATGA
- a CDS encoding dihydroxy-acid dehydratase, producing the protein MQLRSQQWFQHDSFETRFQHASAMRACGHDPESYEGKPIIGIFNSWNDLNSCNAPHKELVEFVKKGVLMAGGYPVEMHTITASADFNKPSDLPLRNLMSMDVEEMIRSLPLDGIVLLCECDKTTPAQLMAAASCDLPTLQLAAGHRSTAYFKGKAVNYGTDLWKYTEMHKAGLLSDEDMKELEKGISCSFGGCPVMGTASTMKSVSEMMGMMLPGTSDIPATDSRRRIAAERTGARIVDMVKEGLTPSRLMTEAAFRNAIKLLAALGGSSNAVLHLTAIAGRLGIRIDLQQYQELSESVPLLVNLQPSGEYGMDEYFRAGGLPGVIHELMPALDGDCLTALGKPLKEVYTRKPESPRIIATLDKPFKKESGIRVLKGNLAPAGAILKLSASSRELWKHRGKAYVFDSYEQLLREIESDDLDVEASTVLILRNCGPAALGMPEWGEIPIPTKLLKQGVEDMVRISDARMSGTSYGTVILHASPEAAVGGNLAIVRNGDLVEVDVERGVLNVLLSEETIAERHRELPPFKTRHPRGYLKLFTDHVLQADEGCDLDFLRPATKQDARFVPPIVGRS; encoded by the coding sequence ATGCAATTGCGGAGTCAACAGTGGTTTCAACACGACTCGTTCGAAACGAGGTTCCAGCACGCTTCCGCGATGCGCGCTTGCGGGCACGATCCGGAATCTTACGAGGGCAAGCCGATCATCGGCATTTTTAATTCCTGGAACGATTTGAACAGCTGCAACGCCCCTCACAAGGAACTGGTCGAATTCGTGAAGAAAGGCGTGCTGATGGCGGGGGGCTACCCCGTCGAAATGCATACGATCACCGCCTCGGCCGATTTCAATAAACCGTCCGACCTGCCGCTGCGCAATCTGATGTCGATGGACGTGGAAGAGATGATCCGTTCGCTGCCGCTCGACGGAATCGTGCTGCTGTGCGAATGCGACAAGACGACGCCGGCGCAGCTGATGGCAGCCGCGAGCTGCGACCTTCCGACGCTGCAGCTCGCGGCCGGCCACCGGTCGACGGCCTATTTCAAAGGGAAAGCCGTCAACTACGGAACGGATTTATGGAAGTATACGGAGATGCACAAAGCCGGGTTGCTGTCGGACGAGGACATGAAGGAGCTGGAGAAGGGCATTTCCTGCTCGTTTGGCGGCTGCCCGGTCATGGGAACCGCCTCCACGATGAAAAGCGTCTCGGAAATGATGGGCATGATGCTCCCCGGGACGTCGGACATCCCGGCCACCGACTCGAGACGAAGAATCGCGGCCGAGCGAACGGGCGCCCGGATCGTAGACATGGTCAAGGAAGGGCTGACCCCTTCCAGGCTGATGACGGAAGCGGCGTTCCGCAACGCGATCAAGCTGCTCGCCGCGCTCGGGGGATCGTCCAACGCGGTGCTGCATTTGACGGCGATCGCCGGCCGGCTCGGAATCCGGATCGACCTGCAGCAATATCAGGAGCTGTCGGAGAGCGTTCCGCTCCTCGTGAACCTGCAGCCGAGCGGCGAATACGGCATGGACGAGTACTTCCGCGCGGGGGGGCTGCCAGGGGTCATCCATGAACTGATGCCGGCGCTCGACGGCGATTGCCTGACCGCGCTCGGCAAGCCGCTGAAAGAGGTATATACGCGCAAGCCGGAAAGCCCGCGCATCATCGCGACGTTGGACAAGCCTTTCAAGAAGGAGTCCGGCATCCGGGTGCTGAAAGGCAATCTGGCGCCGGCCGGGGCGATTTTGAAGCTGTCGGCCAGCTCGCGGGAGCTGTGGAAGCATCGGGGCAAAGCATACGTGTTCGACAGCTACGAGCAGCTGCTGCGGGAGATCGAGAGCGACGACCTGGATGTCGAGGCGTCGACCGTGCTCATTTTGCGCAATTGCGGACCTGCGGCGCTCGGCATGCCGGAGTGGGGGGAAATTCCGATTCCGACCAAGCTTCTCAAGCAAGGCGTCGAGGATATGGTCCGGATCAGCGACGCCAGAATGAGCGGCACGAGCTACGGCACGGTCATTTTGCACGCTTCGCCCGAGGCGGCCGTCGGCGGCAATTTGGCCATCGTGCGAAACGGGGATCTCGTCGAGGTCGACGTCGAGCGGGGCGTTCTCAACGTGCTGCTGTCCGAAGAGACGATCGCCGAGCGGCACCGGGAGCTTCCGCCGTTCAAGACGAGACATCCGAGGGGCTATCTGAAGCTGTTTACCGATCACGTGCTGCAGGCCGACGAAGGCTGCGACCTCGATTTTCTTCGTCCGGCGACGAAGCAGGACGCGCGGTTCGTGCCTCCGATCGTGGGAAGAAGTTGA
- a CDS encoding bleomycin resistance protein, producing the protein MAESRPPPFAIPILPCRSIDEQLDFYRALGFEITYRQTRPNAYACVSCRGIVLHFFTIKGFNPSESYGMCYIRVPDVDDVYREMAGNLKKTYGKLLSKGIPRITKLNTLAADRRFNLVDPGGNHLMIGQTLEVPDASPSSGLQSEPDSQLARAFETAYSLAYAKLDAAASAKVLDAALAKAEPAASAALRFKALVLRADAAVSMDDYTLAGKLLSKARQLALGDEERQAAAEALERAKELEQTISG; encoded by the coding sequence ATGGCCGAGAGCAGACCGCCCCCTTTTGCCATCCCCATCCTTCCGTGCCGATCCATCGACGAGCAGCTGGACTTTTACCGCGCGTTGGGCTTTGAGATCACGTATCGGCAAACGAGGCCGAATGCGTATGCTTGCGTCTCCTGCAGAGGTATAGTGCTGCACTTTTTTACGATCAAAGGGTTTAATCCTTCCGAATCTTACGGCATGTGCTACATCCGCGTGCCGGATGTCGATGACGTCTATCGCGAGATGGCGGGCAACCTGAAAAAAACGTACGGAAAACTCCTCTCCAAAGGCATCCCGAGAATAACGAAATTGAATACGCTGGCCGCGGACCGCAGGTTCAACCTTGTCGATCCCGGCGGCAACCACCTGATGATCGGACAAACGCTCGAAGTCCCGGACGCTTCCCCATCGAGCGGCTTGCAAAGCGAACCGGACTCGCAGCTGGCAAGAGCTTTCGAAACCGCTTATTCGTTGGCGTACGCGAAACTCGACGCCGCGGCTTCCGCGAAAGTGCTGGACGCCGCGCTTGCGAAGGCCGAACCCGCAGCATCCGCCGCCCTTCGCTTCAAGGCGCTCGTGCTCCGGGCCGACGCGGCGGTCTCCATGGACGACTATACGCTTGCGGGCAAACTGTTGTCGAAAGCGCGGCAGCTCGCTCTCGGCGACGAGGAGCGCCAGGCTGCCGCAGAGGCGCTGGAGCGGGCGAAAGAGCTGGAGCAGACGATCTCCGGTTAG
- a CDS encoding M20/M25/M40 family metallo-hydrolase yields MVSLMNYAQTEHVVRDTLELVRIPSATGNTKAMADRYGEMLRQAGCELTRYEFYPGNPTLVAAYETPAYAEAAASGRHAERAKTVLFSGHMDVVPLEHDGPAKIESGRVYGRGTCDMKGSLASILEVVRVVREHGSHLPVKLLVVASSLHESPGAGERI; encoded by the coding sequence ATGGTCAGCTTAATGAATTACGCGCAAACGGAACATGTGGTGCGGGACACGCTGGAGCTCGTGCGCATCCCGAGCGCAACCGGAAATACGAAAGCGATGGCGGACCGGTACGGGGAGATGCTCCGCCAGGCGGGCTGCGAGCTGACGCGGTACGAGTTTTATCCCGGCAATCCGACTCTCGTGGCCGCCTATGAAACGCCCGCCTATGCCGAAGCGGCTGCTTCCGGCCGTCACGCGGAACGGGCCAAAACCGTTCTGTTCAGCGGACATATGGATGTCGTCCCCCTCGAGCACGACGGGCCGGCCAAGATCGAAAGCGGCAGGGTATACGGTCGCGGCACGTGCGACATGAAGGGCTCGCTGGCCAGCATTCTCGAGGTCGTCCGGGTCGTTCGCGAGCATGGATCGCATCTGCCGGTCAAACTGTTGGTCGTCGCAAGCAGCTTGCACGAAAGCCCGGGGGCCGGGGAGAGGATTTGA